The DNA sequence GAGGACACTGGCCCGACAACCGTTACCGTTGCCACCAACAGCGATGGTCTGAAGGCTTCGATCCAGAAGTTCGTCGATGCTTATAACGCTGTTGCGAAGGCCGTGACGTCCCTGACCAAGCCGACCACAGATGCTGAGGGTAACTCGGTTCCCGCGGCCTTGACCGGTGACTCGTTGCCTCGCTCACTGTTGGCGGCCATTCGCGCGCCTTTGTCTGAGGCCGGTGCAGGTGACAAGCTGACGGTTCTTTCTCAGTTGGGGATCACCACCAATCAGACGACCGGCGCTCTAGATTTCGACAGTGGGAAATTCACCACTGCGTTGAATGACAAGCAGTTGGGTGGGGAGGTCCAAACACTGTTCGCAGGTGAGAATGGCCTGCTTGAGCGCATGGATAACGCCATCAAGCCGTACACGGAAGGCAAAACGGGGGCGGGTGGTGTTGGGAGCTCAGAGGCCATCCTGACTACCCGCTCCAAGAACCTCGACGTTATCAAGAATAAGTTGTTCGAAGACCAGCAGGCTCTTGATCGCCGGATCGAGACGCTGACCGCCGTACTGACCAAGAAGTACAACGACATGGACACCCTGGTAGGCAGGCTGAAAGCCACCGCCAGCAACATCACTTCCATGTTCGAAGCGATGACGGCACAACAGAAGAACAGCTGATTCTTGATCGATACAAAAAGCCCGGCAGTGTTTTGACAACGCTCCGGGCTTTCGGCTTTTTCGGTCTAAAGTTTTTTGACGCAGCGTCGATACGCTGTTTATACGAACCGAAGTTTTTTTGATGAGGTAGAACATGAATCCGATGTTAGCCCTTCGCCAATACCAGAAGATTGGCGCCCAGGCGCAAACCTCCGAAGCAAGCCCCCATCGTCTGGTGCAGATGCTCATGGAAGGCGGTCTGGACCGTATCGCCCAGGCCAAGGGTGCGATGGAGCGTAAGGATATCCCGAACAAAGGCGTGTTGATCAGTAAGGCCATCGGTATCGTCGGTGGCCTGCGCGAAGGCCTGGACCTGGAAAATCAGGCCGAGTCGGTAACAGAGCTGGATAACCTTTATACCTACATGATGAAACGCCTGGCCGAAGCCAACGCCAAGACCGATCCGAAGATCCTCGACGAAGTGGCAGATCTGCTTCGCACGGTCAAGGAAGGCTGGGATGCCATCGCCACGCCTGGTCCGCAATTCTAGGAGTACTCTCATGAGTCTTGTCTTGCAGCGTATCGAACACACCCGTGATGCCTTGGTCGATGCCTTGGCCGAGCGCAATTGGGAGGCCATCGGTCAATTGGACCTGGCGTGCCGTTCCTGCATGGAAGACGTCCTGAGCGAGCCTGGGGTGGACGAAGCGGCGTTGCGTAATAATCTTGAGGAGTTGCTGGGTGTGTACCGGCAATTGCTGGAGGCGGCGACAGGGGAGCGTCAGGCGATCGTTGACGAGATGTCGCAGATCCATCAAGCACAGAGTGCGGCAAAGGTTTACCATCTGTTCGGTTAATACTCAGTTAATCCGAACCATGTGCGCCATAAATTTGACTGTGCGCGGTTTTTTGACTTAACTAGTGGCTGTAACCAGATTTCAGGCGTCTACAGGCATGACAAGTCTGCAAGCGTCTAGCTTGCCCCCAAATTCCGGGCATTGAGTTGACTAGGGAAGTTGCTATTGCATGTGGCGTGAAACCAAAATTCTCCTGATCGATGACGATAGCGTCCGCCGCCGCGACTTGGCGGTGATCTTAAATTTTCTTGGCGAAGAAAATTTACCCTGCGGAAGCCATGACTGGCAGCAGGCCGTCGGCTCTTTGTCGTCCAGTCGTGAAGTCATTTGTGTCCTGATTGGGACCGTCAATGCGCCCGCGACTCTTTTGGGCTTGTTAAAGACACTCTCGACCTGGGATGAGTTCCTTCCGGTTTTGTTAATGGGCGAAAATTCTTCCATTGACTTGCCTGAAGACCAGCGCCGGCGGGTACTTTCGACCCTCGAAATGCCGCCCAGCTACAGCAAATTGCTGGATTCGCTGCACCGCGCCCAGGTTTATCG is a window from the Pseudomonas brassicacearum genome containing:
- the fliS gene encoding flagellar export chaperone FliS codes for the protein MNPMLALRQYQKIGAQAQTSEASPHRLVQMLMEGGLDRIAQAKGAMERKDIPNKGVLISKAIGIVGGLREGLDLENQAESVTELDNLYTYMMKRLAEANAKTDPKILDEVADLLRTVKEGWDAIATPGPQF